The following are encoded in a window of Bacteroidia bacterium genomic DNA:
- a CDS encoding NADH-quinone oxidoreductase subunit H, with translation MLSLLLILIAAFFFTGIIIRTKSIASGRKGPGIFQPIKDVNRLFKKGAVYSETTSFVFQIAPTIYFASVVMAMLVVPFGHSKGLISFNGDFIFFAYVLALGKFFSIISAMDTGSSFEGMGASREALFSMFAEPAFFVLMGSLALLTGQTSFQEIFQDLHLGSYISYALTTLATFVLVMIAMIENSRMPIDDPKTHLELTMVHEVMILDNSGFDLGLILTTGYLKFAIYGALIVNLFIGSIDYQYAIPMFFVIQFLMAVSIGLIESFMARFRMNHNAQFIVVLTSVSLLIFFGVLLMLGKFI, from the coding sequence ATGCTTAGTTTATTGTTAATATTAATTGCAGCATTCTTTTTTACGGGTATAATAATACGTACCAAGAGCATTGCATCAGGAAGAAAAGGACCCGGAATATTTCAACCAATAAAAGATGTAAATCGGTTGTTTAAAAAGGGAGCTGTATATAGCGAAACCACAAGCTTTGTTTTTCAGATTGCTCCGACTATTTATTTCGCATCTGTTGTTATGGCAATGCTTGTTGTTCCATTTGGTCATTCAAAGGGGTTAATAAGTTTTAATGGTGATTTTATTTTCTTTGCATATGTATTGGCATTGGGTAAGTTTTTTAGTATAATATCTGCAATGGATACAGGAAGTAGTTTTGAGGGAATGGGAGCCAGTCGCGAAGCATTATTTTCAATGTTTGCAGAACCAGCTTTTTTTGTTTTAATGGGGTCCTTAGCACTTCTAACAGGGCAAACTTCATTTCAGGAAATATTTCAGGATTTACATTTAGGTTCATATATAAGTTATGCGCTTACCACACTTGCAACATTTGTTTTGGTAATGATTGCAATGATTGAAAATAGTCGCATGCCTATTGATGATCCCAAAACGCATCTAGAGCTTACAATGGTTCATGAAGTAATGATACTTGATAATAGTGGGTTTGATTTAGGACTAATATTAACAACTGGTTATTTAAAGTTTGCAATTTATGGAGCATTAATAGTAAACCTTTTTATTGGTAGTATTGATTATCAGTATGCAATTCCAATGTTCTTTGTTATACAGTTTTTAATGGCTGTGTCAATTGGTTTAATTGAATCTTTTATGGCAAGATTCAGAATGAATCATAATGCTCAGTTTATAGTTGTACTTACTTCTGTAAGTTTATTAATCTTTTTTGGTGTGTTATTAATGTTAGGAAAGTTTATTTAA